One Drosophila subobscura isolate 14011-0131.10 chromosome U, UCBerk_Dsub_1.0, whole genome shotgun sequence DNA window includes the following coding sequences:
- the LOC117900171 gene encoding intracellular protein transport protein USO1 — protein MPSKNKILAKNKSPEPVLPKQSTYHSTASGSADIDSDDATGSHQSRLLQSFLKGHSKAVENVKRNNMEIAKKMHKQTKVTLETKAENDHLKIQLNSAELELKELQKALEGVKDNNKQLNEKYITVLQKYTHCEKHYDEEQSKIQTTTNQLNAEIKAKQSRIDELQGELKTVQEKCLEMSAQVVAAAQTQDQQRAELQEMHSQLLESAKEKTEATNAMQNMEQQLAAQKQLHENCDLKLTESTLNISRIENQLIDLEQRCCELQQYNNTIKNELELHRNQIEAAKAENEEKDREINTLRDSLNQAENSSHVLVQEAEDAAARLVTEKTNLNQVLKQEKNQLEATISRLKYELEQLNLAYGDMATRNEQEVNDIHVMLSDLQDRLNGSEQRCREHELAKKQLDSEHQMTTRRLQHLLKAANEQLSEQSKQNQALVSQQRDEVENQKETIKTLQAKLEQHESKINAQQQQIQRLEAERDTLEGKVQQLLAKREEIARELTTAKSKFEKEMELHKDTQKKKMASLQIELSNKKDEIAELERKKDGIIAELKFKMNRIGSVFEQPVGSVLSVRPEPTTQTRNPESVQVVESPPAPSRKRIAVAQRIEAISDSSDFLSESELAPPPPKVNPQNKRGYAANAKRARLIQIQKENNDIFDKLKEGDLNA, from the exons ATGCCGAGTAAAAATAAGATTTtagctaaaaacaaaagcccgGAGCCAGTTTTACCGAAGCAGTCCACCTATCATTCCACTGCTTCTGGCTCGGCCGATATTGATTCTGACGATGCCACAGGATCACATCAATCCCGTTTGCTCCAGTCCTTCCTGAAAGGACACAGCAAAGCAGTCGAAAACGTAAAACGCAATAACATGGAGATTGCAAAAAAGATGCATAAGCAAACGAAAGTCACTTTGGAAACGAAAGCCGAAAATGATCATCTAAAAATACA ACTAAACAGCGCGGAACTGGAGCTGAAGGAACTGCAGAAAGCGCTCGAAGGGgtaaaagacaacaacaagcaactcAATGAGAAATACATAACGGTTCTTCAGAAGTACACGCACTGCGAGAAACACTACGacgaagagcagagcaagatCCAAACGACGACCAATCAGCTAAACGCAGAAATTAAAGCCAAACAATCGCGCATTGATGAATTGCAGGGCGAG CTCAAAACCGTGCAGGAGAAATGCCTCGAAATGAGTGCCCAAGTTGTTGCTGCGGCACAAACTCAAGACCAGCAAAGGGCCGAATTGCAGGAGATGCATTCGCAGCTTTTAGAGAGCGCTAAGGAAAAGACGGAGGCCACTAACGCCATGCAGAACATGGAGCAACAATTGGCTGCCCAAAAGCAGCTCCACGAG AATTGCGACTTGAAGTTAACAGAGAGCACTCTGAATATATCGCGCATTGAGAACCAGCTAATCGATTTGGAACAGCGCTGTTGCGAGCTTCAGCAGTACAATAATACAATCAAAAATGAACTTGAGCTACatcgaaatcaaatcgaaGCTGCCAAAGCAGAGAATGAGGAAAAGGACAGAGAAATCAACACTCTAAGAGACAGCCTAAATCAAGCAGAGAATTCCAGCCACGTTTTGGTACAGGAAGCCGAAGATGCCGCTGCAAGGCTTGTCACTGAAAAGACAAACCTTAATCAAGTattaaagcaagaaaaaaaccagCTGGAAGCCACGATTTCACGACTTAAATatgagctggagcagctgaatCTGGCCTACGGCGATATGGCCACACGAAACGAACAAGAAGTAAATGACATACACGTCATGCTATCCGATCTGCAAGACAGGCTCAATGGGAGCGAGCAGCGTTGTCGCGAGCATGAACTGGCCAAGAAACAGCTGGACAGCGAGCATCAAATGACAACACGCCGCTTGCAACACTTGCTGAAGGCTGCCAATGAACAGCTCAGCGAACAATCTAAACAGAACCAGGCCTTAGTGTCGCAACAACGCGATGAAGTGGAGAACCAGAAAGAAACCATCAAGACACTTCAAGCTAAGCTGGAGCAACATGAGagtaaaataaatgcacagcagcagcagatacaacGCCTGGAGGCTGAGAGAGACACACTGGAGGGCAAGGTGCAGCAGCTACTCgccaaaagagaagaaatCGCCAGGGAATTGACAACAGCAAAGTCCAAATTTGAGAAGGAAATGGAGTTGCACAAGGACACCCAAAAG aaGAAGATGGCCAGCCTGCAAATCGAGTTAAGCAACAAGAAAGACGAAATTGCCGAGCTGGAACGCAAAAAGGAT GGTATTATTGCTGAGCTGAAATTCAAGATGAACCGCATTGGCAGTGTGTTTGAGCAGCCTGTCGGCAGTGTGCTAAGTGTAAGGCCGGAACCGACTACCCAAACCAGGAACCCTGAATCGGTTCAGGTTGTTGAAAGTCCACCCGCTCCTTCACGGAAGCGTATTGCAGTAGCCCAAAGAATTGAAGCCATATCGGATTCCTCGGACTTTCTCAGCGAAAGCGAACTGGCTCCACCCCCACCAAAGGTG AATCCGCAAAATAAGAGAGGATATGCTGCAAATGCCAAGCGCGCTCGTTTGATTCAAattcaaaaggaaaacaatgaTATTTTCGACAAGTTAAAGGAAGGCGATTTAAATGCTTAA
- the LOC117900179 gene encoding cytochrome b-c1 complex subunit Rieske, mitochondrial, protein MLNAVSRAYVRGGAQALSAGLKTSGAAVNAIASRQAHTDLQVPDFTAYRRDSVKDGRRRNESAEERKAFSYLLVGAGAVGGAYAAKGLVNAFLGSMSASADVLAMAKIEIKLSDIAEGKSVTFKWRGKPLFIRHRTQAEIDTERGVPTSTLRDPETDDQRVIKPQWLVVIGVCTHLGCVPIANSGDFGGYYCPCHGSHYDASGRIRKGPAPLNLEVPTHEFPDEGTLIVG, encoded by the exons ATGCTGAACGCTGTGTCGCGTGCATACGTGCGTGGCGGTGCCCAGGCGCTGTCCGCTGGCCTCAAGACGAGCGGCGCTGCTGTCAATGCTATTG CTAGCCGCCAGGCGCACACCGATCTGCAGGTGCCCGACTTTACCGCCTACCGTCGCGACTCTGTCAAGGATGGACGCCGTCGCAACGAGTCCGCCGAGGAGCGCAAGGCCTTCTCCTACCTCCTGGTTGGTGCCGGAGCCGTTGGCGGTGCCTATGCTGCCAAGGGGCTGGTCAACGCCTTCCTGGGATCGATGAGCGCCTCCGCCGATgtgctggccatggccaagatCGAAATCAAATTGTCGGACATTGCCGAGGGCAAGTCCGTGACATTCAAATGGCGTGGCAAGCCGCTGTTCATCCGTCATCGTACCCAGGCCGAAATCGACACGGAACGCGGAGTGCCCACATCCACGCTGCGTGATCCAGAAACTGATGAT CAACGCGTGATCAAGCCCCAGTGGCTGGTGGTCATTGGTGTGTGCACACACTTGGGTTGTGTGCCAATCGCGAACTCTGGCGACTTTGGTGGCTATTATTGCCCCTGCCACGGCTCTCACTACGACGCTTCGGGCCGCATCCGCAAGGGACCGGCGCCACTTAACCTGGAAGTTCCCACCCACGAGTTCCCCGATGAGGGCACCCTCATCGTTGGTTAG
- the LOC117900178 gene encoding uncharacterized protein LOC117900178, giving the protein MQDNCLDATQQSGSAAETADFCLQQPQPTMRRTLKRPRGKNFSVSEERILHQLVDMHKDVLSNKKNDAATWKLKSDTWAKIAEEFCMHSGVVRNWEALRDKYTNTKRKERRYNGETLASVSSQSEEPNDDTDGNCLSESCYPSVNDFEESNILAPSEPQYEASYSECSQDAKKNYWVAGVALLKMQQQYHRDENARQAERHSIEMEKHRLELHNLRLKNHLLELEIEERIERR; this is encoded by the exons ATGCAAGACAATTGTTTGGACGCCACCCAGCAAAGCGGCAGCGCCGCAGAAACAGCTGACTTTTGTTtgcaacaaccacagccaaCAATGCGAAGAACTCTGAAGCGACCCCGTGGAAAAAACTTCTCAGTGTCAGAGGAGCGCATTCTTCACCAACTGGTGGATATGCACAAGGATGTGCTATCCAACAAGAAAAACGATGCGGCCACCTGGAAGCTGAAATCCGACACTTGGGCAAAAATAGCTGAAGAGTTCTGCATGCATTCAGGTGTCGTTCGCAACTGGGAGGCGCTGCGtgataaatataccaatacgaaaaggaaggaaaggCGGTACAATGGCGAGACACTGGCCTCCGTTTCATCGCAGTCGGAGGAGCCAAACGATGATACGGATGGGAATTGCCTTTCAGAAAGCTGCTACCCATCCGTGAACGATTTTGAAG AAAGCAACATTCTGGCGCCTAGCGAGCCCCAATATGAAGCCAGCTACTCGGAATGTAGTCAG gatgcaaagaaaaactattGGGTGGCAGGGGTGGCACTGTTAAAGATGCAACAGCAGTACCATCGCGATGAGAACGCTAGACAAGCAGAGAGGCATTCCATTGAAATGGAGAAGCACCGTTTAGAGCTGCACAATCTGCGTCTGAAGAACCATCTGCTCGAACTGGAGATTGAGGAGAGAATTGAACGACGGTGA